From the genome of Ictalurus furcatus strain D&B chromosome 4, Billie_1.0, whole genome shotgun sequence, one region includes:
- the LOC128606790 gene encoding uncharacterized protein LOC128606790, which produces MVLLELVDVEKQIRGLLDKQAQLLERRTVLETSCASAYTSKVSTQRGITTPSPSTLCVSLCRGHAPKTFPAEASVTPAPTHHGPWVHQLRKARAIPRVRTSSPPVFKIPIRNRFSPLRQTRPNAVIVVYSIVRNVRIASTKGKVHTHCFSGAHVLDVAEQVSGILKKDERIGLVVLHTGANDIRLRQTEVLKRDFASLIETVQGRSPTVKIIVSGPLPTYRCGAEKFSRLLALNDWLVSWCTEQNLVFVNNWNLFWKCPRLFRPDGLHPSSLGAELLSDNISKALHTK; this is translated from the coding sequence ATGGTTCTGTTGGAACTGGTGGATGTGGAGAAACAGATCcgcggcctactcgacaagcaggcccagctgctggaaCGAAGAACTgtgctggaaacatcttgtgcctctgcctacacatccaaggtaagcacgcaGCGTGGTATtaccactcccagcccctctacgctgtgtgtttctctgtgcaggggcCATGCACCCAAGACTTTTCCAGCCGAGGCCTCCGTCACACCAGCGCCGACTCACCACGGACCTTGGGTGCACCAGCTGCGAAAGGCGAGAGCCATACCCCGGGTGAGGACCTCTTCACCTCCGGTGTTCAAGATCCCAATCAGGAACCGCTTCtcccctctccgtcagaccagaccTAATGCTGTGATCGTCGTGTACTCCATTGTGCGAAACGTCCGCATTGCTTCAACAAAGGGTAAggtgcacacacattgtttttctggtgctcatgtccttgatgtcgctgagcaggtatccgggatcctgaagaaggacgagcgaATTGGATTGGTTGTGCTGCACACGGGGGCGAACGAcatcaggctgcggcagacggaggttctgaagagggacttcgccagcctgatcgagacggtacaaggcagatcacccaccgtGAAGATCAttgtctctggacctcttcccacatacagatgtggagctgaaaagttcagtagacttctagctttaaatgactggttagtttcttggtgtactgaacagaatctggtgtttgttaataactggaatctgttctggaagtgtcctaggttgtttcgtcctgatggcctgcaccccagcagcctcggagcggaactactgtcagacaacatctccaaggcgctacacaccaagtga